The proteins below are encoded in one region of Rhodothermus profundi:
- the nadD gene encoding nicotinate (nicotinamide) nucleotide adenylyltransferase, with the protein MARRRVGLFGGSFNPPHLAHLIIAELVCEQAHLDQVLWIPCYSPPHKDERELAAPHHRLAMVRLAIEGNPFFAVSDVEIRRGGRSYTIDTIRELQAQHPDWEFLLILGEDSLRTFHTWRAPEEIVQRVPLLVYRRPGVSAYPVAPRFLARTTFVEAPLLEISATEVRQRCRQGRSIRYLVPEAVRQYILENHLYGALVR; encoded by the coding sequence ATGGCACGCCGACGCGTTGGCCTTTTCGGTGGCTCCTTCAATCCGCCCCACCTGGCTCATTTAATCATCGCAGAACTGGTATGCGAACAGGCCCACCTGGACCAGGTCCTCTGGATCCCTTGCTACAGTCCACCGCACAAAGATGAACGAGAACTGGCCGCGCCGCATCATCGGTTGGCCATGGTCCGGTTGGCAATCGAAGGGAACCCATTCTTTGCGGTCTCTGACGTAGAGATTCGTCGAGGAGGGCGTTCGTACACCATTGATACAATCCGCGAGCTGCAAGCGCAACATCCCGACTGGGAGTTTCTGCTCATCCTAGGAGAGGATAGTCTGCGCACTTTCCACACGTGGCGGGCCCCGGAAGAAATTGTGCAGCGCGTGCCTCTCCTTGTCTATCGTCGGCCTGGCGTGTCTGCTTATCCTGTGGCCCCACGCTTTCTGGCGCGCACAACCTTTGTAGAGGCCCCGCTGTTGGAGATCTCGGCTACCGAGGTGCGGCAGCGCTGTCGCCAGGGGCGTTCGATCCGCTATCTCGTGCCGGAGGCTGTCCGGCAATACATTCTCGAAAACCATCTCTATGGCGCCCTGGTGCGCTAA
- the accC gene encoding acetyl-CoA carboxylase biotin carboxylase subunit, giving the protein MIRKVLIANRGEIALRVIRTCRELGIKTVVVYSTADRDSLPVRFADEAVCIGPPPSAESYLRIDRIIAAAEVTGADAIHPGYGFLSENADFSAICADNGLKFIGPSPEAIRLMGDKSLAKETMRKAGVPVVPGSDGVIEDVREGLRVAAEIGYPVMIKAAAGGGGRGMRVVLREEDFERQFNAARTEAEAAFGRPDVYLEKFIVQPRHIEIQVLGDGKGNVIHLGERECSIQRRHQKLLEEAPSPIVDEELRRRMGEAAVRGAQAVNYEGAGTIEFLVDADRNFYFMEMNTRIQVEHPVTEEVTGFDLIEQQLRIAMGEPLPPQEAVRIEGHAIECRINAEDPFRNFSPSPGKITVFHPPGGPGVRLDTHVYAGYMIPPHYDSMIAKLIVRAPSRQLAIRRMQRALDEFIIEGVRTTIPFHRQLLEHPDFQEGRFDTRFLESFRLEPEPTAS; this is encoded by the coding sequence GTGATCCGCAAGGTTCTGATTGCCAACCGAGGAGAAATTGCGCTGCGGGTGATTCGCACCTGCCGCGAACTGGGTATCAAGACGGTCGTGGTCTATTCGACGGCCGACCGCGACTCGCTCCCCGTGCGCTTTGCAGATGAAGCGGTCTGCATTGGACCGCCGCCTTCTGCGGAAAGCTATCTGCGCATTGACCGCATCATTGCGGCGGCCGAAGTTACCGGCGCTGACGCCATTCATCCGGGCTATGGCTTTCTGTCTGAAAACGCCGATTTCAGTGCTATTTGCGCCGATAACGGCCTGAAGTTTATTGGCCCCTCGCCCGAAGCCATCCGGCTCATGGGCGACAAAAGCCTGGCCAAGGAAACCATGCGCAAGGCCGGAGTGCCGGTGGTGCCCGGATCGGACGGCGTCATTGAAGATGTCCGGGAAGGCCTCCGGGTCGCCGCTGAAATCGGCTATCCGGTTATGATCAAAGCAGCAGCCGGTGGGGGCGGGCGCGGCATGCGGGTGGTGTTGCGAGAAGAGGACTTTGAGCGTCAGTTTAATGCCGCCCGCACCGAGGCTGAAGCAGCGTTTGGTCGGCCTGATGTTTACCTGGAAAAGTTTATTGTTCAGCCACGTCACATCGAAATCCAGGTGCTGGGCGACGGTAAAGGGAACGTTATTCATCTCGGCGAGCGCGAGTGTTCGATTCAGCGGCGCCATCAAAAGCTATTGGAAGAGGCCCCCTCTCCCATCGTAGATGAAGAGCTGCGGCGGCGCATGGGAGAAGCCGCCGTGCGAGGTGCGCAGGCGGTTAACTATGAAGGGGCAGGCACCATTGAGTTTCTGGTGGATGCCGACCGCAATTTCTACTTCATGGAAATGAATACGCGCATTCAGGTCGAGCATCCCGTAACCGAAGAGGTGACAGGGTTTGATCTGATAGAGCAGCAACTGCGCATTGCGATGGGAGAGCCGCTGCCGCCTCAGGAGGCCGTCCGGATAGAAGGGCACGCCATTGAATGCCGAATTAACGCGGAGGACCCGTTCAGGAACTTCAGTCCGTCTCCGGGCAAGATCACGGTATTTCATCCCCCCGGTGGACCTGGCGTGCGCCTTGATACGCATGTGTATGCTGGTTATATGATTCCACCGCACTACGATTCGATGATTGCCAAGCTGATCGTGCGGGCTCCCTCGCGCCAGTTGGCTATTCGTCGCATGCAGCGCGCGCTGGATGAGTTCATTATTGAAGGCGTGCGCACAACGATCCCGTTCCACCGCCAGCTTCTGGAACACCCGGATTTTCAGGAAGGACGGTTCGATACCCGGTTTCTGGAATCGTTTCGCCTGGAGCCTGAACCGACAGCATCCTGA
- the accB gene encoding acetyl-CoA carboxylase biotin carboxyl carrier protein, with protein MDLERIRELLKIVAESDVAEVEIEEEDFKLVVRKSTPTIFMQPASMPAYALPYGAPQMMPAPTPVPAAQPAAAPAGAGSSPGATSEVPTAAADQRADGAPAAVQEKEKTHVVRAPIVGTFYRAPAPDADPFVEVGDRVKPGDVLCIIEAMKLMNEIESEVAGVVKEILVENAQPVEYDQPLFVIALD; from the coding sequence ATGGATCTGGAACGCATTCGCGAGCTGCTGAAGATTGTTGCAGAAAGTGACGTGGCCGAGGTAGAGATTGAGGAAGAGGATTTCAAGCTGGTCGTTCGCAAAAGTACTCCCACGATTTTTATGCAGCCGGCGTCGATGCCGGCCTACGCCCTGCCCTACGGGGCACCGCAAATGATGCCGGCCCCAACGCCGGTGCCAGCCGCTCAGCCCGCGGCCGCACCGGCCGGTGCAGGATCCAGTCCGGGCGCAACGTCTGAGGTGCCGACGGCCGCAGCGGATCAACGCGCCGATGGAGCACCGGCCGCCGTGCAGGAAAAAGAAAAAACACATGTCGTGCGGGCGCCCATTGTGGGCACCTTCTACCGCGCGCCGGCTCCTGATGCGGATCCCTTTGTCGAAGTCGGGGATCGGGTAAAACCGGGAGATGTGCTTTGCATTATCGAGGCCATGAAGTTGATGAATGAGATCGAAAGCGAAGTAGCCGGCGTCGTTAAAGAGATCCTGGTCGAAAACGCACAGCCGGTTGAGTACGACCAGCCCCTCTTTGTCATTGCCCTCGACTGA
- the gcvH gene encoding glycine cleavage system protein GcvH codes for MEFPGDLRYTKEHEWLRLDANGKEATVGITDFAQRELGDIVYVELQPVGTELTKDEVFGTVEAVKTVSELYMPVSGTIIAVNEALQDRPELVNQSPYGDGWMIRIALKDPSEVEALLTADDYAAMVG; via the coding sequence ATGGAATTCCCCGGCGACCTGCGCTACACGAAAGAGCATGAATGGCTGCGGCTCGACGCCAATGGTAAGGAAGCGACGGTTGGCATTACCGACTTCGCCCAACGAGAACTGGGCGATATTGTCTACGTGGAGCTGCAGCCCGTCGGGACAGAGCTAACAAAAGACGAAGTGTTCGGAACCGTGGAAGCGGTCAAGACTGTTTCCGAGCTGTACATGCCGGTCTCTGGTACAATCATCGCTGTTAACGAAGCGCTTCAAGATCGGCCAGAGCTGGTCAACCAGTCGCCTTATGGAGACGGCTGGATGATTCGCATCGCGCTGAAGGATCCTTCCGAAGTGGAGGCGCTGCTAACGGCCGACGACTACGCGGCCATGGTGGGGTAG
- the guaA gene encoding glutamine-hydrolyzing GMP synthase, with product MHEKIVILDFGSQYTQLIARRVREAGVFSEIYPCTLSPAEVAALRPKGLILSGGPCSVYDPGAPQLPREMLALRRDDGSPLPVLGICYGLQAMAQTLGGAVERAERREFGRAHLQIDDDSDLFAGVPSGTTVWMSHGDHLTRLPEGFEVIAHTENAPIAAVRAVDRPLYGVQFHPEVVHTDYGRQILQNFALKICGCKGDWTPASFIEEKIAEVRARVGNEHVILGLSGGVDSSVAAVLLHRALGGQLTCIFVDNGLLRKGEAAQVITTFRDHFHIRLKAIDASQLFLTRLRDVVDPEQKRKIIGATFIEVFEQATEELTRELGRRPRFLAQGTLYPDVIESVSFRGPSATIKTHHNVGGLPEKLQFEIIEPFRELFKDEVRAIGRLLQVPEVILHRHPFPGPGLAVRVIGPVTRERLDLLREADAIFIEELQRHGLYDQVWQAFAVLLPVQTVGVMGDERTYEYVCALRAVTSVDGMTADWARLPHDFLAHVSNRIVNEVRGINRAVYDISSKPPATIEWE from the coding sequence ATGCACGAAAAGATCGTTATCCTGGACTTTGGCTCTCAGTACACCCAGTTAATTGCCCGGCGCGTGCGGGAGGCAGGGGTCTTCTCGGAGATTTATCCGTGCACCCTGTCGCCGGCAGAAGTGGCTGCCCTGCGTCCAAAAGGGTTGATTCTCTCGGGAGGCCCCTGTTCGGTCTATGATCCGGGCGCTCCGCAACTGCCCCGTGAGATGCTGGCGCTGCGCCGAGATGATGGTTCGCCCCTGCCGGTTCTGGGCATTTGCTATGGATTGCAGGCTATGGCGCAAACGCTGGGAGGGGCGGTTGAACGAGCCGAGCGTCGAGAATTTGGCCGCGCGCATCTTCAGATAGACGACGATTCCGACCTGTTTGCCGGCGTGCCTTCTGGCACCACCGTCTGGATGAGTCATGGCGACCACCTGACGCGTCTGCCGGAAGGATTTGAAGTGATCGCCCATACTGAAAATGCTCCCATAGCCGCCGTACGAGCAGTCGATCGCCCCCTCTATGGCGTACAATTCCATCCGGAGGTGGTTCATACCGACTACGGTCGCCAGATTCTGCAAAACTTTGCCCTGAAAATCTGCGGCTGTAAGGGAGACTGGACGCCGGCTTCGTTTATTGAAGAGAAAATTGCGGAAGTGCGGGCGCGCGTGGGAAATGAGCATGTGATCCTGGGCCTCTCCGGCGGCGTTGATTCATCGGTAGCGGCTGTACTGCTGCACCGGGCGTTAGGCGGTCAACTTACGTGCATTTTTGTCGATAATGGCCTGCTGCGTAAGGGAGAGGCGGCCCAGGTGATCACGACCTTCCGGGATCATTTTCACATTCGCCTGAAAGCCATCGATGCCAGCCAGTTGTTTCTAACGCGCCTCAGAGATGTAGTTGACCCCGAACAAAAACGCAAAATTATCGGGGCCACTTTTATTGAGGTGTTCGAGCAGGCTACCGAAGAGCTGACCCGTGAACTCGGACGTCGACCGCGCTTTCTGGCGCAGGGTACGCTCTATCCGGACGTGATCGAAAGCGTCTCCTTCCGCGGACCTTCGGCCACTATTAAAACCCACCACAATGTCGGCGGCTTACCGGAAAAACTGCAATTTGAAATCATTGAGCCGTTCCGTGAGCTGTTCAAAGACGAGGTGCGGGCCATTGGCCGACTCCTTCAGGTTCCCGAGGTTATTCTGCACCGCCATCCGTTCCCGGGGCCAGGGCTGGCCGTTCGAGTAATTGGGCCTGTAACCAGAGAACGTCTGGATCTGCTGCGAGAAGCTGATGCCATCTTTATCGAAGAGCTGCAACGGCACGGCCTCTACGACCAGGTGTGGCAGGCTTTTGCAGTGCTACTGCCTGTGCAAACGGTGGGCGTCATGGGAGATGAACGCACCTACGAATATGTGTGTGCATTGCGGGCGGTTACAAGCGTTGATGGCATGACGGCCGACTGGGCCCGGCTTCCCCATGATTTTCTGGCGCACGTGTCCAACCGGATTGTCAATGAAGTGCGCGGAATCAACCGGGCGGTCTACGATATCAGCTCGAAACCTCCGGCAACCATCGAATGGGAATGA
- a CDS encoding outer membrane protein assembly factor BamD yields MRQRTQQIVGRGLLVVGLLVAGCAGSGRLQHSSPQEAFERAMAFYNQGKYDRAIAYFKAVFTYGSMHEWAADAQFYLARAYYHNKEYLLAASEYERFIQIYQIDPRVPEAEYERAMCYYKLSPPYELDQTDTRKAIEAFQLFIDRYPNHELVDDATQKIRELRAKLARKQYEAGRLYERRELYEAAAVTYEAVFDTYPDTPWADDALLGAMRAYAAYARQSIRARQPERYRKVIELYERMLQIFPDSPLLRTAEALYAQARQQLEKLEANTSLARGQLQN; encoded by the coding sequence ATGCGGCAGCGCACGCAACAGATTGTAGGTAGGGGACTGCTGGTTGTCGGGTTGCTGGTGGCCGGCTGTGCCGGCAGTGGACGACTGCAGCACAGCTCTCCTCAGGAGGCCTTTGAACGGGCCATGGCCTTCTATAATCAGGGTAAGTATGACCGGGCCATTGCCTACTTCAAAGCTGTATTTACCTACGGCAGTATGCACGAATGGGCAGCCGATGCCCAGTTCTACCTGGCGCGCGCCTACTACCACAACAAAGAGTATCTGCTGGCCGCCAGCGAGTATGAACGCTTCATCCAGATCTATCAAATCGATCCGCGGGTGCCGGAGGCCGAATACGAACGGGCCATGTGCTATTACAAGCTATCGCCTCCTTACGAGCTCGATCAGACCGATACGCGCAAAGCCATTGAGGCCTTTCAGCTTTTCATTGATCGCTACCCCAACCACGAACTGGTTGACGACGCAACCCAGAAGATTCGCGAACTGCGCGCGAAGCTAGCCCGAAAGCAGTATGAAGCGGGCCGGCTCTATGAGCGGCGCGAGCTGTACGAGGCTGCAGCCGTTACCTATGAAGCGGTTTTCGACACGTATCCCGACACGCCGTGGGCGGATGATGCGCTGCTCGGGGCCATGCGCGCTTACGCAGCCTACGCCCGGCAGAGCATCCGCGCGCGCCAACCTGAACGCTACCGGAAGGTAATCGAACTTTATGAACGAATGCTGCAGATCTTCCCGGATAGTCCGTTGCTCCGAACGGCAGAAGCACTTTACGCACAGGCGCGGCAGCAGCTAGAAAAGCTGGAAGCCAACACCTCACTTGCTCGCGGGCAGCTCCAGAACTGA
- the bshB1 gene encoding bacillithiol biosynthesis deacetylase BshB1: MEERRVVLIEDAEPGRPLDVLALAAHPDDVELCAGGTMCLLARQGYRVGIVDFTRGELGSRGTPEGRLKEAAEAGRIIGLSVRENLGLPDGRLEDTWMQRLAVVQVIRRYRPHLVLLNAPECRHPDHGAAARLAASALFLAGLRRIETFEPDGTPQEPWRPHHVLHYMQAVPFEPTFVVDVTEVWSQRIEALRAFRSQFYHPEYEPAEDEPETFVSNPAFFQWIEARARTYGYQVGATYGEPFLYRHGPVGVKDLMAVLRHEKPYR; encoded by the coding sequence ATGGAAGAGCGACGAGTAGTGCTTATCGAGGACGCGGAGCCCGGTCGGCCGCTCGATGTGCTGGCACTGGCCGCTCATCCCGACGACGTAGAGCTGTGCGCAGGCGGCACTATGTGTTTGCTGGCCCGTCAGGGCTACCGGGTAGGTATTGTGGATTTCACGCGCGGTGAGTTGGGGTCGCGCGGCACGCCAGAAGGCCGGCTGAAGGAAGCTGCAGAGGCGGGGCGCATTATCGGCCTGTCCGTGCGCGAAAACTTAGGCCTGCCTGATGGACGTCTGGAAGATACCTGGATGCAGCGACTGGCCGTTGTACAGGTGATTCGACGCTACCGGCCCCACCTCGTGTTGCTCAACGCGCCGGAATGTCGCCATCCCGATCATGGGGCGGCGGCCCGGCTGGCTGCGTCTGCCTTATTTCTGGCAGGGCTGCGCCGCATCGAAACCTTTGAGCCCGACGGAACGCCTCAAGAACCCTGGCGCCCGCACCACGTGCTCCACTACATGCAAGCGGTGCCTTTTGAACCTACGTTTGTAGTAGACGTAACCGAGGTGTGGTCCCAACGCATCGAGGCGCTCCGCGCGTTTCGCTCCCAGTTTTATCATCCCGAATATGAACCTGCGGAAGACGAGCCAGAAACGTTCGTGTCCAATCCTGCTTTCTTCCAGTGGATTGAAGCGCGCGCCCGTACTTATGGCTACCAGGTCGGTGCTACGTACGGTGAGCCGTTCCTGTATCGACATGGTCCGGTAGGGGTCAAAGATTTGATGGCAGTGCTCCGCCATGAGAAACCATACCGGTGA
- a CDS encoding site-2 protease family protein → MKGALRIGRVAGIDIYLHWTFGLLIAGIFAFHLLHGVDVQAALGGVLLVLVVFGCVVLHELGHALMARRFGVPTRDITLYPIGGVARLQRIPEEPIQEFWIAVAGPAVNLFIATALALVLWGIGGTFDPNALVQPRLHFLTSLMWINLLLVGFNMLPAFPMDGGRVLRALLALRMNYVRATQIAASIGQGMAVLFGLFGLISFNPILLFIALFVYVGAQQEAQQAMFRSLTQGIPVRQAMMTRFQVLHPDDSLGRAVEALLAGAEHDFPVVANGQVVGVLTRKALLHALAREGQAGKVRDAMRPSCQPIEDTVMLEEAFLRMQESGCEALPVVHNGQLVGLLTLENVGELMMIASALRQAEAARMHVPQP, encoded by the coding sequence ATGAAAGGGGCGTTACGGATTGGCCGGGTAGCCGGCATTGACATCTATCTGCACTGGACCTTCGGGTTGCTCATCGCAGGCATTTTTGCCTTTCACCTGCTGCATGGTGTGGACGTGCAAGCGGCGCTTGGCGGTGTGCTGCTGGTGCTGGTGGTGTTCGGATGTGTGGTGCTGCATGAACTGGGGCACGCGCTTATGGCGCGGCGTTTTGGCGTCCCCACACGCGATATTACGCTTTATCCAATTGGCGGTGTAGCTCGCCTGCAGCGCATTCCTGAAGAGCCCATCCAGGAGTTCTGGATTGCTGTTGCCGGTCCGGCTGTCAATCTGTTTATTGCCACGGCTCTGGCATTGGTTCTCTGGGGCATTGGAGGCACCTTTGATCCGAATGCGCTGGTGCAGCCGCGGCTGCACTTTCTGACTTCGCTGATGTGGATTAATCTGTTGCTGGTCGGCTTTAACATGCTGCCCGCCTTCCCCATGGATGGGGGCCGCGTGCTTCGGGCCCTGTTGGCCTTGCGGATGAACTACGTGCGCGCCACCCAGATCGCGGCCAGCATTGGGCAGGGGATGGCGGTGCTGTTTGGCCTTTTTGGACTGATTAGTTTCAATCCGATTCTGCTGTTCATTGCGCTGTTTGTGTACGTGGGGGCGCAGCAGGAAGCGCAGCAGGCTATGTTCCGGTCCCTTACGCAGGGCATCCCCGTGCGGCAGGCCATGATGACACGCTTTCAGGTATTGCATCCGGACGACAGTCTGGGGCGGGCTGTTGAAGCCCTGCTGGCCGGTGCCGAGCACGACTTCCCCGTAGTTGCGAACGGTCAGGTGGTGGGTGTGCTGACGCGTAAGGCACTGCTGCACGCACTGGCGCGAGAAGGACAGGCGGGCAAGGTGCGGGATGCCATGCGTCCGAGTTGTCAGCCGATTGAAGATACGGTCATGCTTGAAGAGGCCTTTTTGCGCATGCAAGAGTCTGGGTGTGAAGCCCTGCCCGTGGTGCATAACGGGCAGCTCGTCGGGTTATTGACCCTGGAAAACGTGGGCGAGCTGATGATGATCGCTTCAGCGCTTCGGCAGGCCGAGGCGGCTCGAATGCACGTGCCGCAGCCCTGA
- the efp gene encoding elongation factor P, with protein sequence MADTSDFRNGLVIVWKGDLWQIVEFLHVKPGKGGAFVRTKLKNVRTGQVVDNTFRAGERVETARIERRPHQFLYEDELGLHFMNLETYEQITVSPELVPRREFLKEGAEADVLVHAETETPVTVEVPKHVELRVAETDPGLRGDTATGGSKPAKLESGAVIQVPLFINEGDVVRVNTETGEYITRVATAETG encoded by the coding sequence ATGGCCGATACGAGCGATTTCCGAAATGGACTGGTGATCGTCTGGAAGGGCGATCTGTGGCAAATTGTAGAATTTTTGCATGTCAAACCCGGCAAGGGTGGAGCGTTTGTGCGCACGAAGCTGAAGAACGTGCGTACCGGTCAGGTGGTGGACAATACGTTCCGGGCAGGTGAGCGCGTTGAAACGGCTCGCATCGAACGGCGCCCGCACCAGTTCCTCTATGAGGATGAACTGGGCCTTCACTTCATGAATCTGGAAACCTACGAACAGATTACGGTCTCCCCTGAGTTGGTCCCGCGCCGGGAGTTTCTGAAAGAAGGGGCTGAGGCCGATGTGCTGGTGCACGCGGAAACAGAAACGCCCGTTACGGTCGAAGTCCCCAAGCATGTAGAACTGCGCGTGGCCGAGACCGATCCCGGTCTTCGAGGCGACACGGCTACCGGCGGATCCAAGCCGGCTAAGCTGGAAAGCGGTGCCGTCATTCAAGTGCCGCTCTTCATCAACGAAGGCGACGTTGTGCGCGTGAATACCGAAACCGGTGAGTACATCACGCGCGTGGCCACCGCCGAGACCGGATAA
- a CDS encoding ABC transporter substrate-binding protein: MSRRALQMLLVVLGLWACKGLAQPVSIPRIEAAETEFAQALQAFERGDYGLAYRQFRRVIDAYPPHRRTTAAWIMAAKTLYRLGEYDHVIAWTETFAVRYPTSRYQREARRLRQLAEAALHRRQQQARMITLGILLPMDPDNAPLTQALFDGIRLAVEARNADSLAAPVRMVFRDAGTTPDQVQEALQQLINEQQADLVIGPLYSEQARAAAEVAEQQGIVLVAPLATDEAVSAGRSFVFQANPTLAVRGQLMARMAVYGLRLDSIGIVAQADDLTAQRMAEAFQMEVLRLKAAVLFYKRLPSPQAWAQLTRYIGRDTLAQVQALYLPLSGSNAPMLARAALSSLDRAGLTPRVLGNAVWRDVQAALQASRYRVTFSNDFYVDTSRADVKVFMHRYHSLGRSETPDRLVYTGYDVTRFLLKQLPDRSALNKLADRIRSAPLYQGLSIRLHFDGGQVNRALYVHRYRDGRLELLR; the protein is encoded by the coding sequence ATGAGCCGGCGCGCCCTACAGATGCTGCTGGTGGTGCTGGGCCTGTGGGCCTGCAAAGGACTGGCACAGCCCGTCTCCATACCCCGCATTGAGGCAGCAGAGACTGAGTTTGCTCAGGCATTACAGGCGTTTGAGCGGGGAGATTATGGACTGGCTTATCGACAGTTTCGACGCGTCATTGATGCCTACCCGCCCCATCGCCGGACGACGGCCGCCTGGATTATGGCCGCCAAGACGCTCTATCGCCTGGGCGAGTACGACCATGTGATTGCGTGGACTGAAACGTTTGCTGTTCGGTATCCGACCAGCCGGTACCAGCGCGAAGCACGTCGGTTGCGCCAACTGGCTGAGGCAGCGTTGCACCGACGGCAGCAGCAAGCCCGTATGATCACACTGGGCATTTTGCTGCCCATGGATCCAGACAACGCGCCGCTGACGCAGGCGCTGTTCGACGGTATTCGGCTGGCCGTTGAGGCGCGCAATGCCGATAGCCTGGCTGCACCGGTGCGTATGGTGTTTCGAGACGCCGGCACCACACCAGACCAGGTGCAGGAAGCCCTGCAGCAACTGATTAATGAACAACAGGCCGATCTGGTCATTGGCCCCCTTTACAGCGAGCAAGCGCGCGCAGCCGCGGAGGTAGCGGAGCAGCAGGGCATTGTACTGGTCGCTCCCCTGGCAACGGACGAAGCGGTTTCGGCCGGACGCTCCTTCGTATTTCAGGCCAATCCGACGCTGGCGGTGCGAGGGCAGCTCATGGCGCGCATGGCCGTCTACGGACTGCGCCTGGACAGTATCGGCATTGTGGCGCAGGCCGACGATCTAACCGCACAGCGCATGGCCGAGGCGTTCCAGATGGAAGTGCTTCGACTGAAGGCGGCTGTCCTGTTCTATAAGCGGCTTCCCAGTCCGCAGGCCTGGGCGCAGCTAACGCGCTACATTGGACGCGATACGCTGGCACAGGTGCAAGCGCTCTATCTGCCTCTCTCCGGCAGCAATGCCCCGATGCTGGCCCGGGCGGCGCTAAGCAGCCTGGACCGCGCCGGCCTGACGCCGCGCGTTCTGGGCAATGCGGTATGGCGCGACGTGCAGGCCGCGCTGCAGGCAAGCCGATACCGGGTAACGTTCAGTAACGATTTCTACGTCGATACCAGTCGAGCCGACGTAAAAGTCTTCATGCACCGCTATCACTCCCTGGGCCGTTCCGAAACACCGGATCGACTGGTCTATACAGGCTATGATGTGACCCGCTTTCTGCTGAAGCAACTGCCGGATCGGTCGGCGCTGAACAAATTGGCCGACCGCATTCGATCGGCTCCTCTGTATCAGGGGCTGAGCATACGGCTGCACTTCGACGGCGGCCAGGTCAACCGCGCGCTTTATGTGCACCGCTATCGCGACGGGCGTCTCGAACTGCTGCGATAA